TTTTCAGCCAGAAGACAAAGAGTTTGGAAAAAGACAAAGGATAGGTCGAATTCTACGGATATTCGACGTTTACTTCTTCAGCCTTGCGCccttttgtttcctttttttctttataaacctcccataacctcccattaccattatattttaagataagatttacattttttttatatttttatattataaatttatgtaaatttatcttgtaatatttacatattataaaatataagaaagatttgttggtgaaatttaaagagaataaaattttatttctttaaaatattattttaatttcatatggaaaataataataataataatttatgataattGAGTTTTAGTTACatatcacaataattaaaatcataataaatattattatattattaaaagtcatgtgaaatgaattttttttaacatctgAACTaacttttttcatataaaaaatgaaaaatagtctACAccgtaaatatttttttttattagattcaATAACATTTCCAAACCTTATATTTCTTTCCTctcctttaaaagttttatgaTTAAGATAGGTAtgataaaacataaatcaagTCTTCAATGTCTCTTTCTAGGTGTGTGTTAATTTTAGGATAAAGATAGGTGtgattatactaaaagactttgattgatatttaaaaaataatactttaaatttgacaaaaaaaaattaagttgagtGATAAACTGAAATTTAAGATAGATTATTGTGGACAAAAATTGAGATAGGtcagttagaaaaaaatattaagacaaGTTAATAATTGAGATGCATCAAACTAAGCCAAAGATCAAGAAgtgttaagatgtcggcaagtgtaccgaatcgtatcaagtaatataaaatggtaagaccaagtatcgtttcccaagagactcacgacattAAACAGttgtgtaattacttaactaattaagactttaagaacattttttttgggttttgaatgtaaatgcaataaaaataaccatgaatgcaatttgatcaattgaggataaacactagaatgaatggatgaaattgataatatgagatgataatgttgttggggtttagatttcacctaatcactctcatgcatctaagaattcttcttctttattaaatgtcaatgtcactttctaaattacttagaacccaatgTCTTAGCGAAAGAAGCCTATCCtcaattactagaccacaatgtcttgcatccctaataattaattttgcattacgaacggaagcttaagacaacAAAATGTTCTATCcttatgtctaggcaatagttcccttgggagaaattccccagctcatgaattgtaagatatcTGTCGatactcaaacaaatcaaatatcatgtcgtgaatgagttaaacataacaagcattaagcaaagaagaataaccctaacaattaatgaaaaaagcatatataaatcagaatcaattcaaatacatgagagtttaagaggttacatcttccccaacaacaaataaggtttagttctccattatcatggagaaattAGATAAACaatggaatggaagagatagaaaatccctagaaactgaagaggagagctcccacaTCCCCAAATATGCCTCCAAGGGgcgaaaagtgtgtttctgtgctcaagccatcaagagataccaatcataggacgtgcaagtccttaaatagatcaaaaataaagtccaagcccaataacGTTGGCGGTCAACGCCCTCACTTAGGGCAACTAGGCGAGCTTGCGCGACTATTGGCGCTCAGGGCCCCTCAGAGAGGGCCCAAGCATGGTGCGACAATTGAAGTCTGGAGCTCAGCGCCCCTGGAGTGGCGCTCAGCACTACTTTTTCTGGGTTCCACCGCTCAATGGTacaaactggcgctcagcgccgacgaactctctctttttgttgttttgttgtcCCTCTTTGATACTCCGACTCTTTAATACTTTTGCTCTCTTCCAAAACATAcaaataacctacaaaattaagggaatttagttataaaatcatcaagtataccctctactcacttattcacaaaattaaactaaaaacataagtTCAAGCTAAGTCAAAAAGGattgatttagtatcaaaattgcatctcagataacaatattttcaaccattatcaagAAAAGACAGCATGTATGGAGAATAGTCAGGGTGTATCGAAGTCCAAGACTCGTCCTGGATTAAAGGTAGAGACAGACCGATTTggaccaaaaattaagacaaaatggGTTGGGTCGAAGATTAAGGCAGCTTAAGTTTAACTAACAGTCGAGACTAGTTGACCCAAAATGAATGTTGGGATGGGTTAATTCAGACTAAAGGTCTAGACAGACTAACATAAGTTGAAGGTCCAAACGGGTCGGCCTAAGCCAAAGGTCGGGATGGACTGACCCGAGCCAAATGTATGATAGAGGACTATCTCATGAAGAATAATTaatataggaaataaaataaattgtatttttcttttaattgcaaataatttgtttctatttttcaagttatttttggACCCAATGTCATTGGGCTtttgttttagggtttattaggtgccttaaacatttatacctatatatagggacaccaaatacatatgtagacactTTGGAAGTTGTAATATATGCATTTGCATTTTTGAGAGAGGATTCTCTTGGTTCTTGGTTTACAACTctaattcttatcaaagattaacattttTGTGGCGAATCTTCCTCTTATTATCAATCTGCTACATTGTGGCATCTCCATCTTTGTCTTATCAACCTTCAATCCAAGCAAAAAGTCGAGATGCACGGGCCAGTTCATGATATAAATTTGGCAAAATTCGACCACaaccaaaattttgttaaagaccatgatatgttaacaactttttgacaatagactatgtgtcactattttattggtctgtatatttgaaacggaccAATCACGAGCTACCACATAAGCGGTTATAAAAAACTCGAATTTAAAAAGTTGACAACGATAAAAATTCAAACGAACTCTTAGACCAAAAATTTGGCcacattcaaataaattatattgaaaaaattaatagttataataagttattagtataaatgattatgatatcaaaaaatactatgattaacattattagaaaaacaaatttgacctctctcatgcattttttttctttgctttttagtattttaacaaaCGTGTGATCAATATCCAACCATGTTGTCATTAATGTCaccataaataatcattaaaagctcattttcatttcttaatttataacgctttgaatcgattctttattacttagaatcaattatattaacttaacaaaattgaaagtggaattatattaataaaaacacatgtgtaTGTACTGTGTTATTTGTGTTATATATGCTTATGCTTACTTTGAGATTTGTATAAGCATAGTGTTGGACATATTGTGTTGATTATTACATACtattgtgtttgatatgtgattatatatgtgtatgcataatATGGGTTTTGGAAATGGAAAAACCACATGCACCAAGCATATATGTatgacttaatcgattacaatggtgTGTTAATCAATTAAAGTCATCAGACAGCTTAACTTTTAaattgtggcaaaacaacaaattttgaatcgattacgttagtagttaaatcgattaaaatttgtatgtttgcacaaatatttttcaagagtGTTGTGAtggattttgagaagaaaagttttcaaaaatatgctAAGTGTTAAAAAGCCTAATTGATTACATGGAtcatgtattcaattaagtatgttaaagatttgaaaatattttcattgcTTGATATGACTGTCTcaacagtcatatttttaaatatgttgaccaagcatttattgcaAATTGATTACATTAGTTGAGCATTCAATTATTGGCTTTGACTGCTGTTAATCTGTTATAACTGTGAAATGAAACCGATTAGATTAatagcataatcgattaaaatgcatcTGATTTGACTTACTCTATATATAGAGCGtgatttgaaattttgtaaGACAATTGTgattaacatttttcatatcaGTTTCAGATTGAGCTTTGAAGTTTTACAGAAGAGAGAAACGCTCCAAGAAGCAAGAATTTTTGGGGTGTACAAGtcttgaagatttcttgagAAGCAAGATTGATTGATTCGTAAAGTCTAATCGTTCTGCACAACAGAGGTGTTTATTGCTTGATCAGAAGCTTTAGCAAACGCTGAGTATTGTTGTTTCCCCATGGGTGTATACAGGCAGAAGAATgtggttcttgactttgagaagGGTCTCAAAGGGGTGACTGCAagagaggattgttcttgctgctagtctttTTGTATttgcctatattagattagtgagttagagaggtgatttacattttgacagtGTGGTCGTTGTAAAGTCCTTGTTCTAAAAATTcagatctttatagtgcattggcttccaaTCTCGGGTTGAGTGGAaagacactagatgtaggcagattggccgaaccaatataaaactcagagtttgaattttcttataCCTATCTCTCTACACTAAATCGAGTATACTCTATCTGTATTCTAATACGCATACTGTTACATTGCATACATTTttacttgcgattcaagaaaagtttaaagacttattgttttgcgaaaaagatttcaaaagcGATCATTTTATACAACACCaattcaacccccccccccccccccccccccccctccttTTGGTGTGAGAGACAAAGCACATCTTTTCTATACCAAAGGACGCATTTAAAAAGATAAGACAAGAGTGGGCAACTTATCTTCTCCAAAGATGCATCTAGGAAGACTTCTATTGTTTTGAACATTAATTAcatttagtttaagtttaacttttgatagtttaggttttggattgttttttagattatttagtattttgttaacttgaaacacataatatatattatattatgcaGTGTTGCGtcaattttctgtttttcaagtgtggttttattgtaaaaataaattaattaaaaaaaaaacacaatagaCGTCTGTAATGGTCATGTCTGACGTCTATTGACGTCTGTCAGTGCACATACAAACGTCAAATGCCTTACAGTGTCAGTTTCATTGTTTTCGTGCCCAACACAAGTAGACGTCGGAcccattaacgtcacccaataAGATGTCGGGAAAGGATCAAACACCAAAAGGCCTGAATAACATACGTTAAAAACTTTTTCTGTGGTAGTGCCTACACTCTCTTACTATACTCATAGATCCTAAAACTCTCTTATTGACTTTTTCatggaaattttttttatgtgaaatctctaaataataaagaattgaTTCTAACcataaaaaacattcaaatcaCCACTTGAGTTTTGCTTACTTGTCCAAAAATCCATCACTAGTACAGTTAAAGGAAATGACACCGGTTATTTTCGCTGATAGGCACCGGTTCCTGAGCCGAGGCATATTCAGGAGAGGTAAAAAGTGgtagactttatgcctcggttttgaaACGAGACAAAAAATGGTACGATTCGGCCTCGGTTATTAGAACCGAAATTGTTCCTctccctctactgcctcggttggaggctgaaccgaggcagtagggtctttttttttttcgttatgATTTTCCTAGACTGTCATAGAGTATTATGGCAGTGGCACAGATAATAATCACAAACTATGAGCGTTATTATGCTCAACGTAATTTCAAAGACTGAAAACATGCACACAAATAATCTACCTTAGTTAATTTTCACTAACAGATTACACACTAACTTGCCTAGAGAGTTCACATCTTCGTTGCAAATTacacaaataagaaactttGAACAAGGAGAGAACTCGATTAAGCAAAACCATGGAGTTCTTTTCTTCCTAAAAGACTGATATACACATTAGACCAgctcttcatttttctccaaATCCCTCACCCCTTTTGCAGATCTGAGCACATTAGCCTGCTTTGAAAATGATGGCAAATTAACACAGGAATTTAATTTTGGTGCCTCGGGGTCGGTCTCCTTGACAAAGTTAACAGCACCTCCAATGAACTTGATCATGCTCAGATTCAAAACCAGACCAAACAAACGTACAAAGGAAGCaagtaaaacaaatcaaaacaaaatctcaGATTCAAAAGATCAttctcagattcaattcaacaaaatgCAAAACTCTATTGAAACCAAATGCAAAACCCAAAGCAACTACGGTCAAAAGCTCTCCAGCGACGGTCACAGCTGCCTGAAACCTGAAGCAGCTACCCGAAGCGGCGCTCATGAGCATCGTTCCTCCGCCCTCCGCATTTGCCTCCGCcgcttctccttctcctccgccgtcatcaaaccctaattcgcaccaccaccatcaacatcagaaaaaccctaatctgaccaccaccaccaccactatcACCGCCGCCACCATTGACGCACCACCACCGCTTGCTCTTCCCTCCAAAGGCGACGCACTCGCAGGAGATTTTGGAGCAGTAGTCTTCagagcgagaccgagagagCGACGGAGCGAGAGAGCGAGCCAGCGAGAGAGCAAGCCAACGAGAGAgcgaggggaggcgagagcgagggaggcgagaccgaggggaggaaggcgagagcgaggggagggaggcgagagcgagggaggcgagaccgaggggagggaggcgagagggagggaggcgagagtgaggggagggaggcgagagcgaggggaggcgagagcgaggggaggcgagagcgaggagaggcgagagcgagggtaggcgagagcgaggggaggcgagagcgaggggaggcgagagcgagggtaggcgagagcgagggggcTAGGTTTTCGTTCAATTTGGGGAAAAAATTTAGGGAAATAAgaggcttatatgcctcggtccttctTGGGCCTGAGGTAGTAGAGGCTTATACGCCTCGGTCCTTCCTACCAACCGATGCAGTATACCCCTTCCACCTCGGGTTTCTCTTAACCGCGTCAGAAACCGTGTCAAAAACCACTAATTAGGCACCGGTTGCTTTCACAACCGAAGTGGTAGCCCTTTTTGGCACCGGTCTAgtctgaaccgaggcctataaggtctcATTAATTACGAAACTGCCACCGTATCTGAATAGACAGCGGTTTGGTTTAAAGAGAggtctattgtgcgagtttaaaagcacattttgtactagtgcatATTCCATGTTAACAATAATAAACCCCGTATCACATAATTACAATATCACTTATTAAGCTTGGAGCTTAATAAAAACATTAGTCACCCacattatttgaatattatatgCAATTATACGAATATATTCTAATAAATTTCGgataaaatatacttaaaaagtaatataaactaaaattaatttatacctAAATTATATCTCTAAGTTCTAATATAATTTCtctaaattcttaattttaacttttgaaaacaaatcatttttttatttttatttttcttcatgaaAAAAGTGTTCATGGAAGTTTATTTATAGACTTGATATATGACATAGTTTATCTTTGTTTCAAAGCAAggtattgaaaagaaaatattctgCTTAGCTATAAAGGCTTCCAAATATTCTAAATGAAATTATTCTCTACTTTATAAAGTGCTTCCCTTCCATCACAAGAGAAAGACCAGAAAATTTCCCTCTACCAATCTCTCAAATTATTGAGTCTCGTTGGATCAATGACAAGTTCTAAGAAGCTCCAAGTTGGAACAGATGATCAAACTCCACATCAATGGTGTGTTCCACTTGGAGAAGATGTTTTCAGAAGATTGTTGAGCCAGGCCAATCCAGCACAGCTCAAGATTTTTGGTGATGGCTCACTTTTCAGTCCAATGTTGTTTGGAAAGTTCTTTGATCCTTCTGATGCCTTCCCTCTATGGGAGTTTGAGTCAGACATCTTGCTGTCTCATCTCTCCAACCACAACACTGTAGATTGGTATCAAACAGATGAAGGTTACATGTTAACTGCAGAAATACCAGGTACCACAAAGTTCTGCAATTACACCTACCGTTCTTGTTTTATAGTTGTTTTCATCATCTGAATGTGTTCAAAAAGtcatataatgtttttaaaatctgTAAATTAAAAAGcataatgaattttattatatcttGGAGAAACTATGGGTGGAGACAAGGAAACCTCCACGCTTGGTATCAAATTCTTCTTTACCATATGATTCAATATTTGGAAATGAGAAATgttaattaacaatttaatattccatttattattttaaacatatttcaaGGCTTCACACATCAAACCTAATTAAAATGCATGTAAAATAAGTTAgctgttataatttttttaattccattgtatttaaattgtttttactcCTTTTAAAAcgtatgaatttttattttaattcctaataattgtttttctttgtttacatcttttcaaactttaaactaattattttgatttcaaaaatcattttaagatagataaataatatatattgtatatatcttaatttataaaatatatatttggtgCTGTTATTATATCATTTATAGTAACATGCATACACTTTGCCATgatcatttgattttttttaacaaataaacacTAGTAAGTGACATattaattagaataattttcaaatagattataataattttcaagtttagaaggagtaaaaaaaataaggaattatttcaataacaaaaaataaaacatacttATATATCAcaactaaaaactttaaattttattttttatcattgacAAAACTTGATTGAGAATCAGTAAAATTTGGTAATGTTAACTTCTTATTTAACTCTTAtacacataatttttaaaagagaaaggTGTGTTAGAAAATATAGAAACTTCTCATGTAACT
The Vigna angularis cultivar LongXiaoDou No.4 chromosome 5, ASM1680809v1, whole genome shotgun sequence genome window above contains:
- the LOC108340095 gene encoding 21.7 kDa class VI heat shock protein, translating into MTSSKKLQVGTDDQTPHQWCVPLGEDVFRRLLSQANPAQLKIFGDGSLFSPMLFGKFFDPSDAFPLWEFESDILLSHLSNHNTVDWYQTDEGYMLTAEIPGTEISNIQIHVDNGKVVEISGQWKPQKVSKASDWRCGHWWEHGYVRRLEMPENADLKIIEAHIRNGRILEVRIPKCS